In one window of Pieris brassicae chromosome 10, ilPieBrab1.1, whole genome shotgun sequence DNA:
- the LOC123715349 gene encoding ras-related and estrogen-regulated growth inhibitor isoform X1, with the protein MFVMLSMTSPKSSLAKLVLCPKVKPFKVMILGQSGVGKSALVVRFITRRFIGEYDPNLEKIYTFQTVIDNEMVYFEILDSAGDPQKCESLENHIKWAEAFVLVYSVTDKCSFDECHRLKFLINYNKRRRRLASSLKDNIHETPVVLVGNKVDQVGDRMVTTEEGQRRSKEIGCVCFHEISVRESIDQVYGVFRDARRFWRVGSKWSRGRSESDITKALTRPLSRAASDTTDPSTVIATSLCRRWTEFDFEEEREEIEGVTRSDSNSSCENVDQFRARASTDSRLPPRPTRSRHPPTSGSNTPIRRMSVAMRGNSSNAY; encoded by the exons at GTTTGTCATGCTTTCGATGACCTCTCCAAAGTCCTCGTTGGCTAAACTTGTGTTATGTCCAAAGGTCAAGCCGTTTAAAGTTATGATCCTAGGACAGTCTGGAGTTGGCAAATCTG CCTTGGTGGTAAGATTTATTACACGACGATTCATCGGCGAATATGATCCCAATTTGGAGAAAATATACACTTTTCAAACGGTAATTGATAACGAAATGGTTTACTTTGAGATACTTGACTCTGCAGGCGACCCTCAA aaATGCGAAAGCTTGGAAAACCATATAAAATGGGCAGAGGCATTTGTCTTGGTATACTCTGTGACAGATAAATGCTCTTTCGACGAGTGTCATAGACtaaaatttctaataaactataataagaGGCGGCGTAGGCTCGCTTCGTCGCTAAAG gATAATATTCACGAGACACCCGTAGTGCTAGTTGGTAATAAAGTGGATCAGGTTGGTGATCGTATGGTGACGACTGAGGAAGGCCAGCGACGAAGTAAAGAAATCGGTTGCGTTTGTTTTCATGAAATTTCCGTGAGAGAGAGTATTGATCAG GTATACGGAGTCTTCAGGGATGCACGTAGGTTTTGGCGGGTGGGCAGCAAGTGGTCGAGAGGCAGAAGCGAGTCAGACATCACCAAAGCACTGACGAGGCCTCTCTCCCGAGCAGCTTCCGATACCACAGACCCCAGCACTGTCATAGCTACATCGTTGT GTCGCCGCTGGACCGAATTTGACTTTGAAGAAGAAAGAGAAGAGATCGAGGGTGTTACTCGTAGCGACTCCAACTCTTCTTGTGAAAACGTGGATCAGTTTAGAGCAAGAGCAAGTACTGATTCTAGGCTTCCACCACGGCCTACTAGGTCTAGGCATCCGCCGACCTCTGGATCAAATACGCCTATTAGAAGAATGAGTGTTGCCATGAGAGGAAATAGTTCCAatgcatattaa
- the LOC123715349 gene encoding ras-related and estrogen-regulated growth inhibitor isoform X2 — protein sequence MLSMTSPKSSLAKLVLCPKVKPFKVMILGQSGVGKSALVVRFITRRFIGEYDPNLEKIYTFQTVIDNEMVYFEILDSAGDPQKCESLENHIKWAEAFVLVYSVTDKCSFDECHRLKFLINYNKRRRRLASSLKDNIHETPVVLVGNKVDQVGDRMVTTEEGQRRSKEIGCVCFHEISVRESIDQVYGVFRDARRFWRVGSKWSRGRSESDITKALTRPLSRAASDTTDPSTVIATSLCRRWTEFDFEEEREEIEGVTRSDSNSSCENVDQFRARASTDSRLPPRPTRSRHPPTSGSNTPIRRMSVAMRGNSSNAY from the exons ATGCTTTCGATGACCTCTCCAAAGTCCTCGTTGGCTAAACTTGTGTTATGTCCAAAGGTCAAGCCGTTTAAAGTTATGATCCTAGGACAGTCTGGAGTTGGCAAATCTG CCTTGGTGGTAAGATTTATTACACGACGATTCATCGGCGAATATGATCCCAATTTGGAGAAAATATACACTTTTCAAACGGTAATTGATAACGAAATGGTTTACTTTGAGATACTTGACTCTGCAGGCGACCCTCAA aaATGCGAAAGCTTGGAAAACCATATAAAATGGGCAGAGGCATTTGTCTTGGTATACTCTGTGACAGATAAATGCTCTTTCGACGAGTGTCATAGACtaaaatttctaataaactataataagaGGCGGCGTAGGCTCGCTTCGTCGCTAAAG gATAATATTCACGAGACACCCGTAGTGCTAGTTGGTAATAAAGTGGATCAGGTTGGTGATCGTATGGTGACGACTGAGGAAGGCCAGCGACGAAGTAAAGAAATCGGTTGCGTTTGTTTTCATGAAATTTCCGTGAGAGAGAGTATTGATCAG GTATACGGAGTCTTCAGGGATGCACGTAGGTTTTGGCGGGTGGGCAGCAAGTGGTCGAGAGGCAGAAGCGAGTCAGACATCACCAAAGCACTGACGAGGCCTCTCTCCCGAGCAGCTTCCGATACCACAGACCCCAGCACTGTCATAGCTACATCGTTGT GTCGCCGCTGGACCGAATTTGACTTTGAAGAAGAAAGAGAAGAGATCGAGGGTGTTACTCGTAGCGACTCCAACTCTTCTTGTGAAAACGTGGATCAGTTTAGAGCAAGAGCAAGTACTGATTCTAGGCTTCCACCACGGCCTACTAGGTCTAGGCATCCGCCGACCTCTGGATCAAATACGCCTATTAGAAGAATGAGTGTTGCCATGAGAGGAAATAGTTCCAatgcatattaa